Genomic DNA from Mycobacteriales bacterium:
GGTGTAGGCCATGAACGAGCGATAGGCCTCGGGAATCGCGCAGATCTGACGGATCATCGTGCACAGCCGGTCGCTGCCGGAGGCCTCGGCGATCGCGTAGTGGAACGCCGTGTCGGCGGCGAGCTGCTCGGCCGCAGGCGCCTCGTGCAGTCGGGCGAGCTGGTCACAGCTGCGGTCGAGCTGGTCCAGCGCGTGACCATTCATCCGGGTTGCGGCCAGCGCGGCCGCCTCGGCCTCGAGGACGGCGCGCAGGTGGTAGACCTCGGCGACGTCGGACTCGGAGAGCGCCAGCACGGTGGCGCCACGGTTGCGCTCGAGTGCGACCAGCCCGGTGCCGGCAAGCAGCAGCAACGCCTCCCGGATCGGGGTCCGGCTCACCCGGAAGCGGGACGCGAGCGCCTCCTCACGCAGCCGGGTACCGGGCGGCAGGTGGCCGTCGAGGATCTCCTGGGTGAGGCGGCGGGCCAGCAGCTCCGCCGTGCTCTCGCCTCGGTCGAAGGCGGTCACCGGGTCGATCACGCCGGTCCTCTCCGCGGGACGCGCGTCTTGACTGCACGGCACTTGATTGCATACTTGCATACAATTATGAAGGCCGCACCCTTTGGCTACCACCGCGCGAGATCGGTCTCCGACGCGGTCGACCTGCTGACGGCGTACGACGGAACCGCGCGAGTGCTGGCCGGCGGGCAGAGCCTGGTCCCGATGATGAACATGCGGCTGATCAGGCCGGACGCCGTC
This window encodes:
- a CDS encoding GntR family transcriptional regulator, with protein sequence MIDPVTAFDRGESTAELLARRLTQEILDGHLPPGTRLREEALASRFRVSRTPIREALLLLAGTGLVALERNRGATVLALSESDVAEVYHLRAVLEAEAAALAATRMNGHALDQLDRSCDQLARLHEAPAAEQLAADTAFHYAIAEASGSDRLCTMIRQICAIPEAYRSFMAYTANDMTTAESQHRAVAAALRAGRRGEAGRSMRRHVQWAGGLACVRLRPVLRPE